DNA from Tachysurus fulvidraco isolate hzauxx_2018 chromosome 16, HZAU_PFXX_2.0, whole genome shotgun sequence:
ATATACGTCTGTGTAGTGTTCTTACTGTTTcacttctttaaaacatttttcagtCTAGCAAACATAACCCAGGTCGCTGCTGACAGTAACAGCTCACTGAAATGCTAAACTTTCAGATTTGCCAGCATGCTATTTCTCAGACAACACATTCAGCACAAGAGTGTTAAGAGTGACATGACCCCATCCGAGTTTGCATCGAGAATGAGTTGAGCGATGTTATATGCAAAAGGTAAAGTAATTTTTCAGCGAACACAGTGCTATTTCATGTGCAAAGTGCCACAGCATGTTATGTAATAGCCCAGAGCATATATTGTGTAGCAGAAAGCAGCATGTAGTGCTAAGTGGATGCTAGAGGCCCTTTCAAATGGACTTTAATACAGGCCATCTGTGGCTGAGACTTTGCCAGAATCAAGTTTATCTTGGGCAGCGTAACACTGAGGTGTTGACTGGTTTGGGTACGGCCTCTCTCgcttttcttgtgtgtgtagagatgcgAAGACTGATGtccaagcaaaaataaaaccctCACAGAATTTTCTATCAGACGCTATACGATGTAGTGCCAGCTCAAATAGTGCATTGACTCTTTTCCAAGATTCTTGCCGTCAACCCCCTAAACACATTAAGAAAAGATCATATAGCCatcttttgtttcttctctacaGGTCATTATCCTAATTGCTAGATGTTTATGGGAATGAGGGGAATGTAAACCTGAAACCTTCTCcacttttctttctcattttataTTCAGGGAAATCCCTGGAAAGTTCCCAGTTTACCTCAAAATGATCTCAGTTTTGAAGACAGAGCATAGTCTGATTACAGCTGTTATGTCTTGAAATAATGTCGAACAGTCCTAGTCTCTCAGGCCTTTGACTGAGGCCTGGTTTTCGAAGAGACAAAGGCGAGGCTGTAGCCAGCAGCACAGTGCCAGTTAAGACGCTCCAAAGCAAATGTTGATCCATGGAGCACTGCAAGGAAGTATGTAGTACAGTGGTGCTGAGGCACTATCCGGGACCTACACTCTGATCCAGCGCCAGCCACCTATAAGGTTCATGGACAAGGTAATGAAACTTTTAGTGATTTGATTTTGGATGCATGGATGCAGTCCATTAATCTTCCCTCAGGTCAAGGGTGTGTAAACATTAGAAGAcgtaagagggaaaaaaaaagcacagaagtggCAAAGGGCACAATGTAAAGCAGCATCGGCTTCGGCAAAGTGGCAAACTGCTGGAGAAGGACAAGGTTGTTGcaataagaattttttttattttccttataaaagaaaacaagtacaatatacattattaataaatgcCAATTTAGCTCATTGTTGTCATGATAGTCATTCCCTGTAACCattgtttaataacaaaggaagaCACATAACTTTAAGGCGAGAaacatgataaataaaacacatttgtgcAAGTGAAGCAAAGCATGCAAGCTCCAAAGAGAAATTAGCTCATAAACGTCCACCCACCCAACATTCCTGGCCCTCTGGTAGCTTAACCAGGGaagataaatattttacaaaaaaaaaaaaaaaaaaggaaaatgaataATAAGCACAAATGGAGTGGGGTATATTTTCCTCATATAATTACTATCTACAATCACAATATTGTAAACACTTTGTAaacaaattttcatttttgctcattctcacAGATCTACTCAGGTCCATACAATGACATTTATTTGACAGAACTGAACATGACAAATGGTGTAAATTGTACGTCTCAATAATCTCCTGGACATAAATCTAGCTGTAAACTCTAAATACAAACTTAGATGTCAAATTCCAAGTAACATCAGTACAGTTAAAACTAAGGGTGAAAACCATTTAAATTAGGTGGCACGGTGATGTGATTGAACTGCATAAATAAGTGCTTTGCTTATCTCACTgagaaaaatgaacattagaAACATGCTTAATAGCATTACAAATCCCATAAATGCATACATCTTAATCTGACACAGGGTACCTATTACACTATTCCCCATTTCTCTGTTGTTGTGCAGTGAATAATATAAGGCACTGAATATTAAAGCAAATGAAAAGATGTGTCTAATTGTTGCTTTACTTTGCATGAAGGCTTAGCAAATCCCAacatactgttaaaaaaaaaagccccgaTTTGGAAGAAGTAAAATGGGTATGCTTGGTTGTCGTACCACaaaattagacatttttaatttttaacaagTGCTATTTAAGCTTACGGTAAATATTTTACGATTTCCCTTGCTTTTCAGTACTAAATCGATCACCAAATTGGAAGTAGAGCTGATTCTTATATCAATAACCACAAACGTCATTGGATacttttaataactaaaaaacaccaacattGTGCAACCTTAATCTCCAGCAAAAGTATTGATTAGATAAAAGTGTACTGAAATTATACTCAGAATTCAGACATATCAAAAATCACTGATGTTCCATGGGGAAGAATTTTAGCTGCCATTTCTCTGAGCAATACCGTATTGAGAATAAAGAGtattttcacatagtgaaataGCGTGTGTGGCTTTCATTAGGCTCCAGTAAACTGATCCAGTCTTCAGGTGGGTGCACAGCAGGCCCCTTGATTTGCAGAGGCTTTGGTAGTTTTTCTGTTATAGCCCCTATTTCAAGCGCTTTCAGCTTATACTAGGTTTAACACTGAAGGATTCATCTGAGCAGGGATGCATACAAACTGAAATAATTAAGCTATAATCAATAAAGAGATTCCAAGAGGATGTGCCATTTTTGATTTGAAGACAAACATGAAATGGCTTCAGAACTTTATGTACTGAGCATTAAAGCAGTAATTCAAAATGGCAAGATGATCTGCTATATAAGAATAGAACTTTCATAACGTATTATACGCGGAGATAGGAAACGTATCTCAGAATACACGGAAGAAAAATGGCTTAAGGCACAGAAAATGTATCTTTAAATTACATATCAATTTCAGTATTAACTTGAACATAGATGCATTACAAAAATATTCCGTCTATGAATCAAGTTCAAAATACATTACTTAAGTTATGGCTTTATAACTTACAACTCAATATCTGTTCACCAAATACGCATAATTTAAAttacttaaattaaaaaaaaaaaaaaaattagacctAAAAAACAAATTTGGTTTGTCATATTCAATTGAAACCAACTGCTGCTCAGtgctttaaaatgcatttaaaatctAACACAAACCTAACAAGACTAACtacctttttttccttttcaagaACTTACAAATCACTCATAGCTTTTTCTAAccatatgtatttttttttttataatctacTGGTTTCAGAGAAATGGATTTTGAATTGCAGGTATACAAATAACAATAACTGCCATGAGAGTTTGTGTTTAAATACGTCCCTTTAAAGAACCTTGTTCCATAAATACTCCTCAAAAGTGACATTTGATGAAGATTAAAAATTAACAAGGCAAAAGAGAATGTCTCAGCAAGATAGGACATCGGTCCTGGTAGGGTTTGTGCTTTAAAACCATGTGTCTGGTTTGGAGTTCACCTGTCTGATGGGCACATGGTCCTGTCTTTTTCCTCAATTCTGTCAATATGGCCGCCACACTCCTTCGTCCATCCTTCCTGCTGGATTGAGGACAGTTGGAGAGTTGCTGTGACTGCCGTCCTCATCTACACCGCTCCCTCCATCAGCCTGCATGGGAAGACTGGCATTGACCAACGAGGCACCCGTGGAGGCACTAGTGCAGGTGGGCAGCATCCTGGATGGTGAGCGATCACCCCCAGGTACCATAGAGAATTGGTAGGAACCGGAAGAGGCCCCATAGTAGAGATAGGGGGTGCTGCTGCTCTGGAATGGTCCACTCTGGCTCTGAGTGGAGCCCGGGTATGGTGGGGGAAGGTATGTGTGGTAATGAGCACTGCCCAGAGACATGCCTGTGGTGACAGGTGTGGGCGTGTAGGTAAACGTTGGTGGGTAGTGCATCCGTGGGCCGGAGAATCGGCTCTCAGTGAGGGAGGAGAAACCGGGAAACTGGCGCTCGAACTGCCCAGGAAAAGGAGTCAGATCTGTGGAACCTGCACACAATTGAGTACATGCACTCTCAAACTGAGTCACATTTTCTcaacaaaatacataaatgaaaattatcttaaaatacattcattatattaaatacatttcacatAGTAGATAATTTTCTCCCTATTAATGTTCACATACACAATTTGGCTATTTTTCTTAATTAGTAATAATGAAGGAACATCAATGAAACCtaattattcatattaatattcatattttagtTTTTCTTAAAAGTTTTAGCTAAGTTTTTTTTAGCAAAGTTTTATAGACAGATGTACAGCCAAGCAGAAAGACAGGTGTTACAGTGggcctgtctgtggcattacaGTGACCATATCTGTGGAGTAAAAGTTACCCTGTCTGTGGTGTTACAGTGACCATATCTGTGGAGTAAAAGTTaccctgtctgtggcattacaGTGACCATATCTGTGGAGTAAAAGTTACCCTGTCTGTGGTGTTACAGTGACCTGGTCTGTGGTGTTACAGTGATCCTCACTGTGGTGTTATAGTGACCATGTCTGCGATGTTATAATGACCCGGTCTGTGCTGTTATAGTGACCTGGTCTGCAGTGTTACAGTGATCCTCACTATGGTGTTACAGTGATTCAGTCTGTGGTGTTACAGTGACCctgtctgtggtgctacagtgATTCAgtctgttgtgttacagtgaccCTGTCTGTGGTGTTAAAGTGACTTTAGGGCTATAGTGTAATATACTTATACTAAGGGTTTTAGCAGAGGTTTCCAGGTGTGTAAGCGGCATTGTAATTGCATCTGTGAATAATAAATCACTTTGGTTTTGTTTGAAACATCGGGGTTTTATAGCCACTGTACATGTCAGCTTCctctaaaaacaaataaaattgtgcTCTTAATACATTAGGCTGAATCACAACACTGCAGAATAATCACAATGTCTCTTGGATTGGCTAAATATGTTTAtggattttttcctttttttctcagaCCAGCTCGTGTGAATGTGTATTCATGTGTATGGTTATACGCCTCTCATCTTTTGTGTCCACATTTCCAGCCTTATTTATATGCTTGTTTATGTGAGCCTGCACATGTTTAAACTGGTACGGGTTCACTTAGGTATGTGCATTGCTTGAgtaaattgtgtttgtgtgtgtgtgtgtgtgtgtgtgtgtgtgtgtgtgtgtgtgtgtgtgtgtgtgtgtgtgtgtgtgtgtgtgtgtgtgtgtgtgtgtgagtgtgtgtgcccatgtTAAAAGCTCAGTCAGGTTGCATAAGCAGTCACACATTTGGAAGTGTTTTGTGAGGTGTTTGAAGCATCATGGGGAGACAATCAGTCTCAGCCTTAGATGTGGGCTTCTGGtatcttatacagtacattctgaGCCCAGGCTAGAACCCTGTTCCCCCGGCCCTCTGTCCTTCACAATCTCGCTTGTTAACCTTAAAAGTCACGAAACCACTAATGGGCCATTTTGGCACTGGCAGCCCCATACAAAACTCCTTTCTAGATGCAGTATTTTTATCATAAATCACTGGGCGTCTTTCCTGTCACAATGTCAATGCTAAGGGGGGCGATGATTACGTGAGGGCGCGTTGCAGAGGCGTGAATTGTCGCTAAAATTCTCATGTCCTCGGCTCACTAACAATGTTCCCCCACGCACATTTTCCCCCTTTTATATTAAACCTCTTTGATTTGAAAATCTTGGAATAATGGTTCTCTTGCCCCAGGCATCAGAGAGTGTGTGCTCTGAATAATGGGCAGAACGGCTAAAAGCACAGCCCCCCTTtttacacacgtacacataaaGGCTATGTTTGGGCTGTATTTAAACAGTCACTGATGCTAGACAGCACTGGACCCAAAACCAGATGCTGTGTTCATACATCTAAGTATGCGTTCCATGTTTAAGAGGCAATAAGCAAAGGTTCATTTGGTCTATTGGCAAATATGATTTTAGCAAGTATTACACTGTCAATTTCAGATGACAGCAGAGTCTAATGATATCTGACAAGAGCATCCGCATTTAACAGGAGGATTTTCTGGACCGGAGTTTGCTTCTCTGGCAGCAGGATGTGTCAAACAGTACTGCCCTTATCTTAGATAATAGCTGTCATTAGCAGCAAGAGCTTTGAGTGCGCAATGCAACAAGCTACAGGCTGACAAAACCAGCCTAATCAAACCTGACAGGACAGGTGGCAGGAGTCCAAAAGCTGCCAAGCAGAAGTAACACCAGGGAGCCGCTTGTTTAATCACTTACAGTTGCTTTGGGCtcacaagaaagaaagaatatggGAGGAGGGAAAGTTTTTAAAAGACCTCAAAAACAGTCACCTGGCCCCGGCTCAAACAGGTGCTTGGAGGGAGAAAGGCATCGGCCCACATTTAAGCTTTAAACATATGCGTTTGGGTGGGTGCAGGGCAAGAGAGGACAAATTAGCATATTAGATTCACCAACTGGGCTCAGGCTTCTTGGCAGGATCTTTCGGAACCGAATCACTATAAAGCTGCTTAATTTGCCTTCCACCAGCCTGTTATTATGTTTTACTCTGTTATTAACCATATTCGGCACAGGATCAAAGAAACTGGTGGAGGAAAACGGAAACAATCTCTTTTTTCCGCTTCAGAAAAAAAGGTCTTTCAATCAATCTCTGGAGGTGTACGTTtcaagaaggtttttttttttttttccacattctcCAACGAACAAGCCAATGAAAACTGAAAGCTTATGTCAGTTGCGGttgtaattaattaaagctTGAGCAGcaagtgaaatgaaatgtttttaccATGACTTTGAAGCAAGTAAATCATTTGCAAGTACTAAATAGAAGAGTGATGATGCAATGCTAACCCTCAAAAGCATTAAATTCtcaaagctaaaaataaatgatgcaccataaaacaagcaaaagaaGAGGAGTCGATGATACAGGAGTTTTCatacagaaaatgtattttatcttaatatttaaaaatgtttaacacaCCCCTCTGACAAACCTGTTCTGAAAAAAAGCCAAGTGGACAAGCTTTTGGTGTccgacaaaaaaaatcatatttgaaCATATGTGTCTTGCTGTTTGGCATCCAGGCCTGAACAGCAGAGGTGAAGAGGGTTAGGGGCCACACCTGCGGGGGCCTGAGGCTGGAGGTTACCTGGCATGCGACGGGAAACGTCGCTGATGGAAGGCAGGCCGGTGACACGGCTGGAGGACAGAGGGGTGGTAGAGTGCACCGAGGGGGACGCCATGGGGCTCAGGTACGATGAGTATGCTTGCTCATTAAACCACGGAGGGGACGACTGTGACTGCCGTGGGTCTGACCATGTGTGACCAAACAAAGAGACGGAGCATTATTTCCACAGATTAAaccttgtgtttgtttttttttttgtttgtttgttttttttacaatgtgtGCTTTCTGTATATAGGATATGTGTATAAGAGTGATAATGTTGTCTCGTTTCAGATTACTGATGCAGGCAGATGTGgaattttattaaatcattttttagTACACTTAAGTAGCATTTTAGGGAATGTGCAATGTACCTGAGTCAAAAGAAATGAATCACTACTTCTATAACTTTTCTTTTTGCCTTGATACCAGTTCAAACcagatttctgtttatttgaatttttttctgaTGAACATTAGTTCAAATAAATAGAAGAAACACTAACATTTcaacatttatgtatttaattatagCATTAAAAGAGCTAACAGTTATGAATTTGCAAGTGTAAGAAGATAAACTTCATATACCCATTCAGATTATTACGTTTTTGGACTTTTTAGTACTTGACCGTATTTGATAGTTGCAAGCTTTTAATCTTCAATCTATTTTCACTTAACTTTTCATTCCCTGTATGTGCTCGACACTAGATATGGGTATTTGTGTGCTTACATTCATCCTGTTCATGAATGAGCAGATCTTTATCTTTTGAGTCTATGATAACATCCAACGAAGACTGTTCATAAACAAAGAGCTAAAAGAAAGAGGTGCAGGAATGATGGCATGTGCTCTCAGTTGACTTAGCTGTTACAAAACAATACCCAGGGCTTAGAATGCTTAAAGCAATGATTAAAGACaaatgatacagtacagtatgtgcctCATCTCTCTAGGTATAGGGTGCACTGtactttgtttttctctgctaATCACCCCTTATTTTAGCCTACACAAACATAGCTGGAGGCATAATTAAGAATTTGTTTGTGACATACTGTAGCATAGCTGTATTTTTGCTATGTTGAATTTAAAGAAATTAtcactatttattattaatttgcaCTCTAAAAAGATGGAATTACAGTGATTTAGCAGAGAAATTTATTTATGCAGTGGAATGGCTGAGTATAAAAAGTTCAGGAACTTGCCCATACCTGAGATTTGGCTCTGGCCCTGAGGAGAGAACGAGTTGGGGGTGTTGAGCGAGGTTCGTGGGGGTTGTGTTGGCACAGCGACCCTCATGGTGCTCTGTCGGATACGTTCTAGCTCGCTCAGGCGGTCAGAGAAAAGGCCTGCCTTCGGTGAATCGTCCAACTTTGGCCTGTGTCCTGTAAATTTAGAAAAGACAGCACGTGAGCTGATCGGCCATACCACTGCATGACTGTTTCATTATCATGTTCACCACAAACAGCGTCATGTTAATTATGCAAAGTAGGAAGCATTCCAAAACCTTTTAGCTTTGATACAATTTAAGTACACTAGGCAAACTACTAAATAGCAGCTATTATTGTAGTACCTCAGAAGGAGATGAATTACAAGTTCATCTCATGCCAttttctgaattatttattatatgaacATAGTAATTCCTCAGTCTGGCAACACAGTGACTGAAATATGATGTTTTGCTGAAGCACAAGAATTGTAGTTCATTAAAGTTTTGACGAAACCCGCTGTCTAATACAATTCTCTACGTATATTAATAGGTTCAGGCTTACAGTTAACCTCCGTTTGGAGAATGACAGCCTTCTCAAATGGCTTGCAATGGATAAAAATGGGACAAGTGTTCCATTTCCTTCTGCATGAGGGTTTCATTTGGCCCTCTGGCATGGTCAGCAAGTCTTATTAATTTAGAATGTACTCTATTGCTATCactcttaaataataataaaaaaaaaataaaaaaaaacgatcaGTGGCTCCACAACAAAAGGTCTGTTTAATGTCATTTAGCTTTCCCCTGCTGAGCTTCATATTTTCCATACTCCACCTACAACAGTGTCCTTACTGTTAATGTACAGTGAATCAGGTGAAATAAATGTTGTGCCATGCAAGTCAAAAACCCAACAATCACATTATAACCACAGACTCTCATCCTTCCTTTACTGCCCGTACAGTGAGATCTGCATGCACGAAGGGTCCATACTGACAAATACTTTACAGTAAAGTCACAACAAGGCAATTTAAGAGCCCACAGGTGCCCCGTGCTGGCTCAACCCATTGCAGAAGAGGGATAAAGAGGAGAGAGGCCCCACTACCCCCAGCCCCCTTGGGCTTTAAAACAGAGCTGTTTGTCTGTCTAGGCCAGTACCAGCTTCCCAGAGAAGGCAGTAAAGTAAATATCAAacaggagaaggagaaaaactCCTGCTGAAACTGGAACTGTTCCAGTTGGCACAGAGAGACCAACTTAGACAGAATCAAGACTACACTCATTGTGAAGAGAATAAaaagacatgtacagtacatacttagagagacagagggacagtaTTTCTTCCACTGTAGACATATTACTTGCAAGCAGGGGAAAAGCAGATGACAGATTATATGTAATGCATATTTAATACTCCAGGTCATATATATGACTTTACAAGCCTGACTTCAGTTTCTACTGATGCAACTAAAGCCAGTGGGCATAGTGACATATGGTGACACACTCGCAGCCCAAGCCACAATAGAGTCCAACCTCATTCATTTAACAAGCCTTTTGTTTCCCCAAAAAGGAACAGCACTGTAATTTATTTAGTTACAAGCTGTGCACAGGCACTGATACTAAAATTAACCACTAAAATtgtgaatgtttattttatagggCTCATATAAAAGGTGATGTCCTGTGTTTGGAGACCAAGTGGATCCTCATCATCAAAGACTCTGGAGTGACTCCTTGAAAGAGACTAAACAAAAGTTAAGGAAGCCTTCATTAAGAACTGGGTATGGGTCATTGAGGAATAGTGTTATTTAAAAGACACAATTTTAAAAGTATTCTATAAAATCAAACATTAGGAATGTGGTCTACacatatacataatacataaatgtaattatatgaATATAGCACCTTTTCATCGAAATGTACCAGCCATGATCTAAAAGACGACTCCAAATAATTGAAgtattaatatgtttaaaaaatttaaatcgaACGTTTAACATTTTTTCTCCCCCACAATCCCCAAAgtctatatataataaattaagcAGCCATTTAATAATTCATAGCTGTATCTGACATTTACACGCATTCACACGCtatacaaacttttttttgtaaatgtaggAAAACCTACAATATGTGCTAAAATGGTCCAGGTTTCACACAACTGTGTGAAGGTTAATTGGTAGAGaaaatgtatactgtacatggatcTTCATCCTTACATATGCAAGAAAATGAAGCAGAAATGATCTGTAATAAAGTACTGTGAGTATAAATCACAAATTGAGTATAAAAGCACATATATGATTACACATTTATCACAGATAGTACAGTAGTTGCCTCATTTTTTGGTTGAaccacatgattttatttggaGCGGtttcatttacataatttatataatttaatttttatacttTCTCGGCATGTTGCAGTATACTGCCACTTTTTGTCATTCAGTTGTTTTCaatataaaagtttaaaaaaattttaaaatgatctttTCTTGATTGTTGATCCAGATGATATTAAGTAACACGAACACATCTGGACAAAATACATTATaccatggcaaaaaaaaaaaaaatgttaaagtatTCAGAGCGATTCAATATTGCTACTTTACTATGTATTATGTCCTAGTAGgcatattgttattttttataaaacagcAAAATAGTGTAGACAAATAAAGTCTGCAGTGTACCAACATACCATAGCTGCATCTACTATTACAGTTATGGAGTTATAGTGATAgtgatatttataatttaatgtgCAGTTTCAAAACAACTCATATTGAAGGAACCACAGACTTTAGACGATTAAGTTAGTAACCTTACCATATAAGACAGAACTGATTGAAaactatttaattttaattggtGTTGCGCGAGTACATTATTAAGTTAAAAATCCCCTAATGGAAGAAAAACAATCTtaaagtttaattattttataattgcaCATGGGAAgcattaaaaagcaaaaaagcacATATTGCACCACAATGATTATAAAATAAGTGAAAATAATATAACGATTGTAATTATATGGGCATATCCTTCCAAACAATTCTATGTATTAGTTGAGGAGCAACTTTCAGCACACACCTCTAGACACCATGTGGAGTGGGAAACAAGCTTTGTCAGCTGGTACGGGGGGAATTGGACAGGGAGTGATCCTGAATGAGTGGAGGTATTTAAGAGAGCCAGGAAACCAGATGATATCACTGCTGGGGGGAAAGTCCCAAACATTCCCATCATCTCCCCGACAACGGGGTGAGATTTTCGATAGCCAACACTTCCCTGTCCAATCATGCAGCGGAAGCACGGACACACTCATTCCAGATGCTTGACTGGCCCAGTGGGACCACAGCCAAACATTACTGGTGAGATATATAACCTCCAGCTGACACAGGCCTGATTTCAGAGCTCAGGCCCAACTACTTATGAGTTTGTCGAGGTAATTCCATGGCAACATCTCTAGCCATTCTGTTATAAGTTTTCCGATAATAAAAGGCCTAATTACGCAGACAAAATCTACCTGATTTATAGCAATACATTAGACAAGAAAGAAATTCCATATGAGGTTATGCCTCTACTGCTCTTACATTAGCATGTTTAGCCATCATGACTAAAAGTGATAAAGAAATTCAGCAGCTCAGa
Protein-coding regions in this window:
- the runx2b gene encoding runt-related transcription factor 2b isoform X3; its protein translation is MASNSLFSSVTPCQQNFFWDASASRRFSPPSSSLQPLPAKMNEVSSSSSSSSSCGGSGGINSISGGNAGGGNGQHDARLRPLENRSMAEIIADHPAELVRTDSPNFLCSVLPSHWRCNKTLPVPFKVVALGDVPDGTVVTVMAGNDENYSAELRNASGVMKNQVARFNDLRFVGRSGRGKSFTLTITVFTNPPQVATYHRAIKVTVDGPREPRRHRPKLDDSPKAGLFSDRLSELERIRQSTMRVAVPTQPPRTSLNTPNSFSPQGQSQISGSTDLTPFPGQFERQFPGFSSLTESRFSGPRMHYPPTFTYTPTPVTTGMSLGSAHYHTYLPPPYPGSTQSQSGPFQSSSTPYLYYGASSGSYQFSMVPGGDRSPSRMLPTCTSASTGASLVNASLPMQADGGSGVDEDGSHSNSPTVLNPAGRMDEGVWRPY
- the runx2b gene encoding runt-related transcription factor 2b isoform X1 — translated: MASNSLFSSVTPCQQNFFWDASASRRFSPPSSSLQPLPAKMNEVSSSSSSSSSCGGSGGINSISGGNAGGGNGQHDARLRPLENRSMAEIIADHPAELVRTDSPNFLCSVLPSHWRCNKTLPVPFKVVALGDVPDGTVVTVMAGNDENYSAELRNASGVMKNQVARFNDLRFVGRSGRGKSFTLTITVFTNPPQVATYHRAIKVTVDGPREPRRHRPKLDDSPKAGLFSDRLSELERIRQSTMRVAVPTQPPRTSLNTPNSFSPQGQSQISDPRQSQSSPPWFNEQAYSSYLSPMASPSVHSTTPLSSSRVTGLPSISDVSRRMPGSTDLTPFPGQFERQFPGFSSLTESRFSGPRMHYPPTFTYTPTPVTTGMSLGSAHYHTYLPPPYPGSTQSQSGPFQSSSTPYLYYGASSGSYQFSMVPGGDRSPSRMLPTCTSASTGASLVNASLPMQADGGSGVDEDGSHSNSPTVLNPAGRMDEGVWRPY
- the runx2b gene encoding runt-related transcription factor 2b isoform X2, whose amino-acid sequence is MASNSLFSSVTPCQQNFFWDASASRRFSPPSSSLQPLPAKMNEVSSSSSSSSSCGGSGGINSISGGNAGGGNGQHDARLRPLENRSMAEIIADHPAELVRTDSPNFLCSVLPSHWRCNKTLPVPFKVVALGDVPDGTVVTVMAGNDENYSAELRNASGVMKNQVARFNDLRFVGRSGRGHRPKLDDSPKAGLFSDRLSELERIRQSTMRVAVPTQPPRTSLNTPNSFSPQGQSQISDPRQSQSSPPWFNEQAYSSYLSPMASPSVHSTTPLSSSRVTGLPSISDVSRRMPGSTDLTPFPGQFERQFPGFSSLTESRFSGPRMHYPPTFTYTPTPVTTGMSLGSAHYHTYLPPPYPGSTQSQSGPFQSSSTPYLYYGASSGSYQFSMVPGGDRSPSRMLPTCTSASTGASLVNASLPMQADGGSGVDEDGSHSNSPTVLNPAGRMDEGVWRPY